A single window of Bacteroidales bacterium DNA harbors:
- the rimP gene encoding ribosome assembly cofactor RimP, with amino-acid sequence MIEKIYINKLVDNFFIDSDIFVVEIKISESNNIEIFLDSDTVVTIDDCVALSRHIEGNIDREKEDYNLMVSSSGITSAFLTIRQYKKNIGKEIIVTFADNKPLKGILKNVSEDGIILTKQTLSNVKKGMKPKIKAEEDISINFNDIKNAKLFFDFK; translated from the coding sequence ATGATAGAAAAAATTTATATAAACAAGCTTGTTGATAATTTTTTTATTGATTCGGATATTTTTGTTGTTGAGATAAAGATTTCAGAATCAAATAATATCGAAATATTTCTTGACAGCGATACGGTTGTTACTATTGATGATTGTGTTGCTCTAAGCAGACATATCGAAGGTAATATTGATCGTGAAAAAGAAGATTATAATTTAATGGTTAGCTCTTCCGGAATTACATCGGCGTTTTTAACCATCAGGCAGTATAAGAAAAACATAGGTAAAGAAATTATTGTAACATTTGCAGATAACAAACCTTTAAAAGGTATTCTCAAAAATGTTTCCGAAGATGGTATTATTCTTACAAAACAAACATTATCAAATGTGAAAAAAGGAATGAAACCTAAAATTAAGGCTGAGGAAGACATTTCTATCAATTTTAATGATATAAAAAACGCAAAGTTATTTTTTGATTTTAAATAA
- the nusA gene encoding transcription termination factor NusA has protein sequence MESINLVESFSEFQEFKNIDRTTMMRILEDVFRSMLVKKYGTDENIDVIVNVNRGDFEIWRTRLIVDDKDVEDPNLQIAYSEAIKTEPDYEVGEDFVESIGIEDFGRRDILAIRQSLSAKVQEYEKNSIYKKYVDKVGEIVTGEVYQVWKKEMLILDDEGIELLLPKSEQIPEDYYHKGDIIRAVVSRVELRNNIPHIILSRTSPVFLERLFEAEVPEVFDGLITIKKIVRIPGKRAKIAVESYDDRIDPVGACVGMKGSRIHVIVRELKSENIDVINFTTNPTLFITRALSPAKISSVIIHNDTKKADVYMDPDQVFYAIGKNGYNIKLASKLTGYDIDVYRETDIDDVNLDLFTDEIEPWVIDVLKGIGCDTARSVMELSFDDLLKRTDLEEETIKDVLKILEAEFEE, from the coding sequence ATGGAAAGTATTAATTTAGTTGAATCGTTTTCCGAATTTCAGGAGTTTAAAAACATTGACAGAACTACTATGATGAGAATTCTGGAAGATGTTTTCAGAAGCATGTTAGTAAAAAAATACGGCACCGACGAGAATATTGACGTTATTGTTAATGTTAATCGCGGTGATTTTGAAATTTGGAGAACCAGACTTATTGTTGATGACAAAGATGTTGAAGATCCTAACCTCCAGATTGCATATTCCGAAGCAATTAAAACAGAACCGGACTATGAAGTCGGTGAAGATTTTGTTGAAAGCATTGGGATTGAGGATTTCGGAAGACGCGACATTTTGGCTATTCGCCAGAGTTTAAGTGCAAAGGTACAAGAATATGAGAAAAACAGCATTTATAAAAAATATGTTGATAAAGTAGGAGAAATTGTTACCGGCGAAGTTTATCAAGTATGGAAAAAAGAAATGCTCATTTTAGACGATGAAGGCATAGAATTATTACTTCCTAAGTCTGAACAAATTCCCGAAGATTATTATCACAAAGGAGATATAATACGCGCAGTAGTTTCAAGAGTTGAATTAAGAAATAACATTCCTCACATCATATTATCAAGAACATCACCCGTATTTCTCGAACGTTTGTTCGAAGCCGAAGTTCCGGAAGTTTTCGACGGTTTGATTACTATTAAGAAAATTGTTAGAATTCCCGGAAAACGTGCGAAAATTGCAGTTGAATCGTACGACGACCGCATTGACCCTGTCGGAGCTTGCGTCGGGATGAAAGGTTCGCGAATTCACGTTATCGTTCGCGAATTAAAAAGCGAAAATATTGATGTGATAAATTTCACCACAAATCCGACTCTCTTCATCACCAGAGCTTTAAGCCCTGCGAAAATTTCTTCGGTTATAATTCATAATGACACCAAAAAAGCTGATGTCTATATGGATCCCGACCAAGTTTTTTATGCAATCGGTAAAAACGGTTACAATATTAAACTTGCAAGTAAACTTACAGGTTATGATATTGATGTCTATAGAGAAACCGATATAGACGATGTTAATCTTGATTTATTTACCGATGAGATTGAACCGTGGGTTATTGATGTTCTTAAAGGTATAGGTTGCGATACGGCTCGTAGTGTAATGGAATTGAGTTTTGACGATTTATTGAAACGTACTGATTTAGAAGAAGAAACAATTAAGGATGTTTTAAAAATCCTCGAAGCAGAATTTGAAGAATAA